In Colletotrichum lupini chromosome 6, complete sequence, a single window of DNA contains:
- a CDS encoding NCS1 nucleoside transporter, which yields MTTATALLRRVQVPRETDVATTAYMNRDTRPLPPSRRTYGPWQFVGLWVVTGSFNIGGWTTGSSLIALGLNVWQAMLTVIIGHCLVGLICVLAGGPGAKWHIGFSILQKASWGMRGALFPLVQRIVLSFIWYSTQVYWGGQCVRTFIASMAPSFNNLDTPLANGTMTVADFIGFIIFSLLCLPLIYIRPERYHIPFAVAACTVIPTVFVLLIWCLATARGAGPMLHDITSTAGVKQATGSHLGWMLALGICTNIGGISTHIFSQSDFTRFARRPRDQLASQLVFVPVNTILVAFVGIVCTSCAAQLFPKTQGTLVWEPYRFLDALQAHYDNSAGARAAVFFAALAFIFAQFGIAVAENALSNGIDLSALLPRYFNLRRGGYLTAAVAFIMQPWQLLNGASKFLTVMGGYGVFLGSMTGVMFADYYLVRARRLKLTDLYEASSRSVYWYRGGVNWRAGVSWTVGTFSLLPGFVQRVQDPTVEKAGWSHLYYLAWPLGCTLAVVSYCLLHAAFPIRDPHAVDDADYFGTFGPAERPVLDGEQLPSSSSKASDRDDSTSKIREEPDEKRV from the coding sequence ATGACGACCGCAACGGCCCTCCTCCGCCGCGTCCAAGTCCCCCGCGAGACGGACGTGGCAACGACAGCCTACATGAACCGCGACACCCGGCCCCTCCCGCCCTCCCGCCGCACCTACGGGCCCTGGCAATTCGTCGGCCTCTGGGTCGTCACCGGCTCCTTCAACATCGGCGGCTGGACGACGGGCTCCTCCCTCATCGCCCTCGGCCTCAACGTCTGGCAGGCCATGTTGACCGTCATCATCGGCCACTGCCTCGTCGGCCTCATCTGCGTCCTCGCCGGCGGACCGGGCGCGAAATGGCATATCGGCTTCTCCATCCTGCAAAAGGCCTCCTGGGGCATGCGTGGCGCTCTCTTCCCGCTCGTCCAGCGCATCGTATTATCGTTTATATGGTACTCTACACAAGTCTACTGGGGCGGACAATGCGTACGCACCTTCATCGCCTCCATGGCCCCGTCCTTTAACAACCTCGACACACCCCTCGCCAACGGCACAATGACGGTGGCAGACTTCATCGGCTTCATCATCTTCTCCCTCCTCTGCCTGCCCCTGATCTACATCCGCCCAGAACGCTACCACATCCCcttcgccgtcgccgcctgCACCGTCATCCCCACCGTCTTCGTCCTCTTAATCTGGTGTCTCGCCACAGCCCGCGGCGCCGGCCCCATGCTCCACGACATCACCTCCACCGCCGGCGTCAAGCAAGCAACGGGCTCCCACCTGGGCTGGATGCTCGCCCTCGGCATCTGCACAAACATCGGCGGCATCAGCACCCACATCTTCTCCCAGTCCGACTTCACGCGCTTCGCCCGCCGGCCCCGCGACCAGCTCGCCTCCCAGCTCGTCTTCGTACCTGTCAACACCATCCTCGTCGCCTTCGTCGGCATCGTCTGCACCTCGTGCGCCGCCCAGCTCTTCCCCAAGACGCAGGGCACGCTCGTATGGGAACCCTACCGCTTCCTCGACGCCCTTCAAGCCCACTACGACAACAGCGCGGGAGCCCGCGCCGCCGTCTTCTTCGCGGCCCTCGCCTTCATCTTTGCCCAGTTCGGCATCGCCGTCGCGGAGAACGCACTCTCCAACGGCATCGACCTCTCCGCGCTGCTGCCGCGCTACTTTAACCTCCGCCGCGGCGGGTACCTCACCGCAGCCGTGGCCTTTATCATGCAGCCATGGCAGCTCCTCAACGGCGCAAGCAAGTTCCTGACGGTGATGGGCGGCTACGGCGTCTTCCTGGGTTCTATGACGGGTGTCATGTTTGCGGATTACTACCTCGTTCGCGCGCGGCGGCTGAAGCTGACAGACCTGTACGAGGCGAGCAGCCGGAGCGTGTACTGGTACCGCGGGGGCGTCAACTGGCGCGCCGGCGTGTCGTGGACGGTGGGCACGTTCTCCCTGCTGCCCGGGTTCGTGCAGCGAGTGCAGGATCCGACGGTTGAAAAGGCGGGGTGGTCGCACCTGTACTACCTCGCTTGGCCGTTGGGTTGTACCCTTGCCGTGGTATCGTATTGCCTACTGCATGCTGCGTTCCCGATTCGGGACCCTCATGCGGTTGACGACGCGGACTATTTTGGTACGTTTGGGCCGGCGGAGAGGCCGGTGCTGGACGGGGAGCAGCTTCCGTCGTCGTCTTCCAAGGCGTCTGATAGAGATGATTCGACTAGCAAGATTCGTGAGGAGCCCGATGAGAAGAGGGTGTAA